One window of the Nicotiana tabacum cultivar K326 chromosome 4, ASM71507v2, whole genome shotgun sequence genome contains the following:
- the LOC107811205 gene encoding protein LURP-one-related 12, protein MKGKAVVEDAYLYSEETNLTVRKTSIFFTGDGFTAYDCKGELVFRVDTYGPDSRDLGELVLMDATGRCLLTVRRKRPSLHNRWEGFLGEREEGQKPIFSVRRSSIIGRSSVTVEVYSNPTEEYQIEGSFAQRNCTFFNADKVSVAEIRRKVDTCANVVLGKDVFSLSVKPGFDAAFAMGLVLVLDQIQGDDYVNPNDNRVDVDPMSDDPNLSS, encoded by the exons ATGAAGGGTAAAGCTGTTGTTGAAGATGCATACCTTTACAGTGAAGAAACGAATCTCACAGTTCGCAAGACTTCCATTTTCTTCACTGGCGATGGCTTCACTGCCTACGATTGCAAAGGCGAGCTTGTTTTCCGAGTCGACACGTATGGACCGGATTCTCGTGACCTAGGTGAACTCGTTCTCATGGACGCCACTGGCAGATGCCTTCTCACTGTTCGCCGTAAG AGGCCGAGTCTACATAACAGGTGGGAAGGATTCTTAGGGGAAAGAGAGGAGGGACAAAAGCCAATATTCAGCGTGCGTAGATCCTCAATAATCGGAAGATCGAGCGTGACGGTGGAGGTATACAGCAATCCAACGGAAGAGTATCAGATCGAAGGGTCATTTGCGCAGAGGAACTGCACGTTTTTTAACGCCGACAAAGTATCAGTAGCTGAGATTAGACGCAAAGTGGATACTTGTGCCAATGTAGTGCTTGGGAAGGACGTTTTCTCTTTATCAGTTAAGCCTGGTTTTGATGCTGCTTTCGCCATGGGATTAGTCCTAGTGCTTGATCAGATTCAAGGTGATGATTATGTTAATCCTAATGATAATCGAGTCGATGTGGACCCCATGTCCGATGATCCCAATCTTTCttcttaa